The Brassica napus cultivar Da-Ae chromosome C1, Da-Ae, whole genome shotgun sequence DNA segment TTGTATATcacgaaaaaaaattaaagtttgatGATTCTTATTGTTTTATAACCGGTAGTAAATAATTGATTCTCTTTCGGTTCAATTGAAATTAAATACACTATTAACTGACTAGAAATGTAGACAAACGTTTGTAAGTGGTGGCATTATACTGGTATTAGAATAATAGACTATGTCTCTTCCAATAAAAACACCATGTTTTCACACTTGATAGTATCATAAGCACTTGATATTACAATAGACTTGGCAATCATACAGTTGTCTGCAGCTATAGAGAATTACTATTACTCAAATGATTGCTCAATTGATAACTCGTATTATGTCATGAGCCTTAGTCGTGGAACTACTAACAATAAACATTTGAAATGTTGTGGACCTACTAACAATCATACACGGTGCAATGttactttgtttttttatggCGATGAATTTAGTACTAATTTCTGCCTTATGAGAAGTGCAATTTTGGTTTACTACTCGGTGTGTGAAATGTTTCTTTGTTTGTTCTTTacaatattgttatttttctaACTAAGGTTCTTAAGAAATGCACTGTTATTGAtccttttattttctatttggtGTAGGTGATTTTTACTCAGATTAGCTTTAGTAACTAACATACGTTCACGTGGCTGTTGTAATGGTTAAGAACCTTTGATTAACAGTCGGAAGTAGCATAAAAAACAAACTGGTTTTTTGAATGTATGTCGAGAACATATAAAACTCTAATCCTAATGTACGTTATACTAACTTTACAACATTGTATGTACAATAACATGTACAGTTTTAATGTAGAGTATTTGCACTGCATAGTAATGGATAGAAGATATACTAGGCAACCATGCATGAATCATCTGTATTTAGCTAGATGGTCATAGTGAGTATGCGATATGACCTCAATGTCCTTTTGTGAGCATGATTTTTGATTTAGGCATCATCGTTTAACGTAACCTAGATGCTTAGGGCTGTCTCCAAGAGTGGTGTTGGTATCAGATATTTAAACCAAGCGAGTGGAAACCGATGTcgtttttcattattttaatgaGTGGTTACAATTAGCGCGTACAATTCTCAATCACAATTGGTTTTTGCAAATTGATATTTACAACTTCACACGTAATCAAAACCGGTTATTACTTCTAATATTAATACATTGTTTTACTCAACCGGTTTTTTGGTTTAGCATCCATATTGAAATGTGCTTAATCGGCTAACTATATAAACACAACTCTTGTTCactaaacctatgttttttatatcaaaatagtCATACTTGTTAGCTTAACAACCATAGGACTATGCTCTCATCGAAACACTTTCGCTTTAGGAAATCATAAACATTAGAACTCATATTTCAAACTAAGATGCCTATTAGTTGGCTTGTAAAAAAGATCCATCTTCTTATATGTTTGTCTTAACCGCGAAATCAGTTGGCTATATATATCAGAGAGAAACCCTTTAACTCCACAAATAATCAAAACCGGTTATTACGTACAACATCAATACACTGTTTACTTAACCGGTTTTCAGTTTTAGTATCCGTATTGAAATTTGCTAAACCGGTTTTTCAAGAATAAGAAAAAACGTTTTTGAACTTTTGAAAGTTTAGAGTGAAGTGGATAAAGAAACTGATTTTTCAAGTGCTTATATTACACAACATTAGCCactacatatttatagagaaaacaGAACACTCTCGATCTTCTCTATGCCATAGCGTTATTTTAGACTTAGGGATACTAGTTTCTGTATATAGCCCATAATTTTTGACTTATACTTAGGCTATACAACAAGTAAACTCAGAGACTTTTTCATACCAAAAAAACAGTTACCTTGACTTGTTACTCTTCTTTTCCCACGTTTTATGTTTTTCGGTTTGAAAACAAATAGGCATCATTCAACAACTTTGAATTAAAACTTGACTTTGAGGTATCAAAGAAAGACAATGGAAGTGAAGCTAGAAGAGACCGGAAGAGAAGTGATCAAGCCTTCTTCACCTGCACCTCATGACCGCCTTCAACTTTCCGTGTTGGATCTCACCTGTCCAGCCATTTACGTTGCAACCACCTTCTTGTACAAATCCACAGCCAGAGAGTCACCGGAGATCATATCCCGGAGGCTGAAAATATCTCTATCCGAGACTCTGTCACATTTCTACCCTCTAGCTGGAAGACAAGATGGCCTCTCCATATGCTGCAACGACGAAGGAGTGATCTTCACTGAAGCACGAACCGATCTCCTTCTCTCAGATTTCCTGAGAAACCTCAGTACAGACTCTCTTGCAGCATTCCTCCCTGAGATCGATCAGGGAGAATCTGCTGGGACGTGGCCGTTGCTGAGAGTCAAGGTCAGTTTCTTCGGGTCAGGATCTGGAATCGCGGTCACTGTTGGCATCTCTCACCAGATCTGCGACGCGACCTCATTGTTGACCTTCGTACAAGGCTGGGCGGCTACAGCAAAAGGGACTACAACATCAACATGTACTCCTCACTTTGCAGGAGCCACAATATACCCTCCTCCAGATACCTCCTTCAGGTCTCCTTCTATCGACGACGTTTACGAGCTTCAAGGAAAATGTGTAACCAATCGACTCGTCTTCAAATCCTCAAAGATCGATGAGCTTAAATGCAAGGCGGCTAGCGAAAGCGTCCGGACACCTACGCGCGTGGAAGCCATCATGTCGCTTATTTGGAGATGTGCTGCAAACGCCTCACGGTCTAACTCGGTATCCCCAAAGCCAACGGTTATGACTCAAGCGATGGACTTGAGGCTTAGGATCCCCTCTAATGTTTTGCCACAAGACTCCATGGGTAATCTACAAACTTGTTTCTTTGTCAAAAAAGGGGCAGAGAGCGAGTTAGAGATCGACGAAATGGTGGCTGACTTTAGAAAGACCAAAGAAGAATTCAGCGAGATGATCAAAGAAAATCTCCAAGGGTGTGATAATGATACTACTaacatcaccaccaccacactTGGCCAGAACTTGCTGACTGCGATGGGAGATTTTGTGTCGGAGTGCTACAAACCGGACGTAGACTTATACACAATGTCTAGCTGGTGTAAGAAGCCTTTCTACGAGGTTGATTTCGGATGGGGTAATCCGGTCTGGATGGGACCTGCTTCACATACCGTCTACGATAACATGGTGTTCGTGGTTCTGATAGATTCAAAGGATGGTGAAGATGTTGAAGCTTGGGTGGGCTTACCCGAACAAGACATGCCTGTTTTCCTATGTGAGCAAGACTTGCTTGCTTATGCCGTCCTAAATCCCCCGGTGTTGATCTAAACAAGCATTCAACATCTCAGTATATGGAGGAAAGTTGTCGTTGATATATCTAAATAAAGCTATATGTATGATTTAATAGATTGGTGTGATTTTGTATTTCTGTGATATGGTTTGTGTTTTATGTTGTCTATTTGGTGCgtttaaaactttattattgtgCGTACTCTTATGgtttatcccctatatattaattaaaaacattacaattttttttatagtaatatGTCATCACTATCACTACGATTTCTTAAAATCTTTAAAGAAATATATTGgaccatctaattatataatgattttttattaaattaaccataatttggctaaagtatatatatgacaattaatgattttgaataataaagatttgataaaaattagtgtatattatatcatatttgtttaattttaaactattaaaataaattaaacagtcACATTaaccttataataaaaatttagatttttatgtatatgttttattttgaatttttaaaaataaatataaattactaaaactgttaagagttttacattcaaattttgGGATCCATGGTTTAAtctttttgttatgacaagatacaaatgattacaaaatcatataagtaaaaaatctaatttaattattaaaagtctaatataaatcatatatgttgtatcttcatttttttgtttaattttatattattaaaaaaataaacaatcaaattaagtatttaataaaaaaattagattttccgtatgtgtaatattttgaattttttaaaatgactataaattactaaaatagtaaaaatcctacattgaaaattttgtgatcaacggtttaactttttttttgttcaaacaagatacaaatgatcttaaaccgtatgaatatgaagtctcattaataaatattcatattatatatatatatatacatatatataatattaatattaatattatttaaattaaattatatactatataaaattatataaatattgtaattttcaaatttgcattgaaaatttattgagatcttaatattttaattttgaaatttgcattaaaaaatctcacattaaaagtttgTGATtacggtttaaatttttattacaataaatatacaaatattaataaaatcatatgagtaggaactctcaataataaatatttatattaaaatatactatatacatgtcaatatcaataaattttaattgtataccatataaagtaaataaaatgattttttgatttatttacaacaaaacatgattgtaaataaacaaaatgtattggttttgatttatgttattactctaatatatatttttatgtatacaaactatttttttaaataagtggtttctaatatgttatttgattctGACAATCCTAAAAATACATTTCTTCAAATCGAAGTGATTTTTTTGgatgaaatgtgaaatttattgatcaaatatAATAGGCATTTACAAGAGACTAAAAAAGCCTAAAAATTTCACAAGGCTAAAGTTCGTATTTCCCTATGTATTAAGCTAAAACTTCAAACCACGGTTGTATCAGTCCGTCATACTTATGATATGCCTTGTatcgaagtgatttttaatattggaagcattatatatattatttcattcagattaaataatttagttttgatttttattcataaaaagtttttaataaaatataatgacaacatagtttaatatttttttgttcgaaGAATAAGAtatttgatcattcgtctaatatttgtttctccatAATACCCTATCTAGTTTATACACAGTTTACATATAttagaaatgtaaaatattatatatattttttatcggtatttttttaaataactaaacctcaaaagcgtatgttaataaaataagcaatttgttttgttgttattgaattagatgatttttagaccaaaATGATGAACATATATACtagacaaatatttatatttcgagtccacacttatattctataacagcttgatatattagaatTGGACAATAACCTCTGAATAGAGTTTGTatgtgattttcttcaaaagtttgattcttagatatgtaactagaatgaaattaatttttagagatgtccatctttttaaattgacacttatgtaatt contains these protein-coding regions:
- the LOC106377116 gene encoding BAHD acyltransferase BIA1, which codes for MEVKLEETGREVIKPSSPAPHDRLQLSVLDLTCPAIYVATTFLYKSTARESPEIISRRLKISLSETLSHFYPLAGRQDGLSICCNDEGVIFTEARTDLLLSDFLRNLSTDSLAAFLPEIDQGESAGTWPLLRVKVSFFGSGSGIAVTVGISHQICDATSLLTFVQGWAATAKGTTTSTCTPHFAGATIYPPPDTSFRSPSIDDVYELQGKCVTNRLVFKSSKIDELKCKAASESVRTPTRVEAIMSLIWRCAANASRSNSVSPKPTVMTQAMDLRLRIPSNVLPQDSMGNLQTCFFVKKGAESELEIDEMVADFRKTKEEFSEMIKENLQGCDNDTTNITTTTLGQNLLTAMGDFVSECYKPDVDLYTMSSWCKKPFYEVDFGWGNPVWMGPASHTVYDNMVFVVLIDSKDGEDVEAWVGLPEQDMPVFLCEQDLLAYAVLNPPVLI